In Raphanus sativus cultivar WK10039 chromosome 5, ASM80110v3, whole genome shotgun sequence, the following proteins share a genomic window:
- the LOC108857994 gene encoding S-type anion channel SLAH1-like, producing the protein MESFPKQEVHIKIDDSISSSKERSTDLPQTKPIVLMSVLSSLHAGYFRISLSLCSQALLWKMMIAPDSPSMSRLQSNLPSLAFHLLWCLALATQVSLCLLYALKCFFFFQTAKEEFSHHIGVNYLYAPSISWLILLQSSPMLEPQSVLYQTLFSVFTLPILALDTKLYGQWFTTEKRFLSMMANPASQVSVIANLVAARGAAEMGWKECALFLFSLGMIHYLVIFVTLYQRLPGGKNFPTKLRPVFFLFFAAPAMGSLAWNSICGTFDPLAKMLFFLSLFIFMSLVCRPNLFKKAMKRFNVAWWAYSFPITFLALDSVQYAQNVKDQVASGMMLIFSSISVLIFLGVMVLTAANSNRLFRRDHVLSSKTSPKDKKKSSRLSVATLTKAKLVCSSFST; encoded by the exons ATGGAAAGCTTTCCTAAGCAAGAAGTTCATATCAAAATTGATGATTCAATATCCAGCAGTAAGGAGAGAAGCACTGACCTTCCTCAGACCAAACCCATTGTTCTGATGTCTGTTTTGAGTAGTCTCCATGCAGGCTATTTTAGAATAAGCCTCTCCCTCTGCAGCCAAGCTCTGCTTTGGAAGATGATGATCGCACCTGATTCACCAAGCATGTCCCGTTTGCAAAGCAATCTCCCGTCTTTGGCGTTCCATCTCCTTTGGTGCCTAGCACTTGCAACACAAGTGTCACTCTGTCTCTTGTACGCGTTGaagtgtttcttcttctttcaaacAGCAAAGGAAGAGTTCTCACATCATATTGGAGTGAACTATCTTTACGCTCCATCAATCTCGTGGCTTATCTTGCTTCAGTCATCTCCAATGCTGGAACCACAGTCCGTTTTGTATCAGACATTATTCTCGGTGTTTACTCTCCCAATATTGGCCCTCGACACAAAGCTTTATGGACAGTGGTTCACAACAGAGAAAAGGTTCCTGTCGATGATGGCAAACCCGGCAAGCCAAGTATCAGTAATCGCAAACCTGGTGGCTGCACGGGGAGCTGCGGAGATGGGCTGGAAGGAGTGTGCTCTATTTTTGTTCTCGCTGGGGATGATTCACTATTTGGTTATCTTTGTTACACTTTACCAACGCCTACCGGGCGGTAAGAACTTCCCAACAAAGCTGAGGCCagttttcttcttgttctttgctGCACCAGCCATGGGAAGTCTAGCTTGGAACTCCATTTGTGGAACATTTGATCCTCTAGCGAAGATGTTGTTCTTTCTTTCGCTCTTCATTTTCATGTCCTTG GTCTGTAGGCCAAACCTTTTCAAGAAGGCAATGAAAAGATTCAATGTCGCATGGTGGGCTTACTCGTTCCCCATCACCTTTCTTGCTTTAGACTCAGTTCAGTATGCGCAAAATGTGAAAGATCAGGTTGCTTCTGGAATGATGCTTATCTTCTCATCCATCTCCGTTTTGATATTCCTTGGTGTGATGGTACTGACAGCAGCAAATAGCAATAGACTATTCAGACGTGATCATGTCCTCAGTTCTAAAACTAGTCCAAAAGACAAGAAAAAGTCATCTCGGCTCAGCGTGGCTACGTTAACAAAGGCAAAGCTAGTCTGCTCCAGCTTTTCCACTTAG